Proteins from a single region of Natrinema salifodinae:
- a CDS encoding SDR family NAD(P)-dependent oxidoreductase produces MGSLTYDFSDETVIVTGGSSGIGREIARRFGAAGATVVVADVLEEPKDADESIPTHERIEDAGGRATFVETDVSDPDDVASVVEAAREFGGVDVMVNNAGIYRHGSLLETPVDEFDQVLAVNVRGVFAGCRAAAREMLAADDPGCIINTASISSEYAQLGHTMYDASKGAVMMLTRVAALELARFGIRVNAVAPGIIETTFGEETPDLEFDRTVDDRFIAGDAALPDPDDQAIETDIPIGRLGTPEDVASPYLFLATDDASYITGHLLYVDGGYQIL; encoded by the coding sequence ATGGGTTCGCTGACGTACGACTTCTCCGATGAGACGGTTATCGTCACCGGCGGCTCGTCCGGAATCGGTCGCGAAATCGCGCGCCGATTCGGCGCGGCCGGTGCCACGGTCGTCGTCGCCGACGTGCTCGAGGAACCGAAAGACGCCGACGAATCGATACCGACCCACGAACGAATCGAGGACGCGGGCGGCCGCGCGACGTTCGTCGAAACGGACGTCTCGGATCCCGACGACGTCGCGTCGGTCGTCGAGGCCGCCCGGGAGTTCGGCGGTGTCGACGTGATGGTCAACAACGCCGGCATCTACCGCCACGGATCGCTGCTCGAGACGCCCGTCGATGAGTTCGACCAGGTGCTGGCGGTCAACGTCCGCGGCGTCTTCGCCGGCTGTCGCGCCGCCGCCCGAGAGATGCTCGCCGCGGACGACCCCGGCTGTATCATCAACACAGCCTCGATCAGCTCCGAGTACGCCCAACTCGGCCACACCATGTACGACGCCTCGAAGGGTGCAGTTATGATGCTCACCCGCGTCGCCGCGCTCGAACTCGCGCGCTTTGGCATCCGGGTCAACGCCGTCGCACCCGGTATCATCGAGACCACGTTCGGCGAGGAAACGCCCGACCTCGAGTTCGATCGCACCGTCGACGACCGATTCATCGCCGGCGACGCCGCGCTGCCGGATCCGGACGACCAGGCGATCGAGACGGACATCCCGATCGGCCGGTTGGGGACGCCCGAGGACGTCGCCAGCCCGTACCTGTTCCTGGCGACCGACGACGCATCGTACATCACCGGTCACCTCCTGTACGTCGACGGAGGGTATCAGATCCTCTAG
- a CDS encoding glycosyltransferase family 4 protein: MHVAFVSFETVHHRDTETNRRFQTVMDLLADRGHDVHCYCAGFWAGEESTFERGNVTYHAVSTGLEAGASFHLRLPFVLAAAGPDAIHAGARPASQVLAARSGAALARAPLIVEWYGDGGVADTRWTGLATGRPDRIVAPSELVGTWVRERGADGNIVTTVPNPVDCERIREGETGEEVDVIYARRLDEGANLESLLLALAELRDRDWSAKVVGDGPERDDYEQLASDLRIDDRVTFTGELSLDERIAAYRGAHVFAQTAEHCVFPTEMLRALSAGCVGIVEYHANSSAHELVEGWDRGFRTTSEVELAEAILDGGNLEHREYDDRFADYDRSAVADRYLTLYRTLRDEHGVL; this comes from the coding sequence ATGCACGTCGCGTTCGTCTCGTTCGAAACGGTCCACCACCGCGATACCGAGACGAACCGGCGGTTTCAGACCGTTATGGACCTCCTCGCGGACCGCGGCCACGACGTCCACTGTTACTGCGCCGGGTTCTGGGCCGGCGAGGAGTCGACGTTCGAGCGCGGCAACGTCACCTACCACGCGGTCTCGACCGGTCTCGAGGCCGGAGCCTCGTTTCACCTTCGGCTACCGTTCGTCCTCGCGGCCGCGGGACCCGACGCGATCCACGCCGGCGCGCGGCCGGCGAGCCAGGTGCTCGCGGCCAGGTCGGGCGCAGCGCTCGCGCGGGCGCCGCTGATCGTCGAGTGGTACGGCGACGGCGGTGTCGCTGACACGCGGTGGACCGGGCTCGCGACGGGCCGGCCGGACCGAATCGTCGCGCCCTCGGAACTCGTCGGGACGTGGGTCCGGGAGCGCGGCGCCGACGGGAACATCGTCACGACCGTCCCGAACCCCGTCGACTGCGAGCGGATTCGGGAGGGAGAGACCGGCGAGGAAGTCGACGTGATCTACGCCAGGCGGCTCGACGAGGGGGCCAACCTCGAGAGCCTGCTGCTCGCGCTGGCCGAGCTTCGGGACCGCGACTGGTCGGCCAAGGTCGTGGGCGACGGGCCCGAACGGGACGACTACGAGCAGCTGGCGAGCGATCTCCGGATCGACGATCGGGTGACGTTCACCGGAGAGCTGTCGCTCGACGAGCGGATCGCGGCCTACCGCGGCGCGCACGTCTTCGCTCAGACGGCCGAACACTGCGTCTTTCCGACGGAGATGCTGCGTGCGCTTTCCGCCGGCTGCGTCGGCATCGTGGAGTACCACGCGAACTCGAGCGCCCACGAACTCGTCGAGGGGTGGGACCGGGGGTTCCGGACCACCAGCGAGGTGGAACTCGCCGAGGCCATCCTCGACGGGGGCAACCTCGAACACCGCGAGTACGACGATCGGTTCGCCGACTACGACCGGTCGGCGGTGGCCGACCGCTACCTGACGTTGTACCGGACGCTGCGGGACGAACACGGCGTGTTGTAG
- a CDS encoding NAD(P)-dependent glycerol-1-phosphate dehydrogenase: protein MFEKSTWIRLPRNVVVGHGVRSEVVDVIDDLHLQGRPLFVTSPTPREVAAAPIAADFEAAGIEPAIVTIEEATFDAVERVIETAEAEEAAYLVGIGGGKAIDIAKMASHHLEMGFLSVPTAASHDGILSNRGSVPNGDSRHSVAAEPPLAVVADTGILADAPWELTTAGCADIISNYTAVMDWRLAKRLKDVEYSEYAAALSEMTAEILVDNADLIRPGLEESAWVVTKALMSSGVAMSIAGSSRPASGAEHLFSHQLDRLAPGAALHGHQVGVGSIMSAYLHGGDRGIWRDIRDALASIDAPTTAAELGIDDETVIEALTTCHEIRDRYTILGDGMNERAAREVATKTGVIS from the coding sequence ATGTTCGAAAAGTCGACGTGGATCCGCCTCCCGCGAAACGTCGTCGTCGGCCACGGCGTTCGCAGCGAGGTCGTCGACGTGATCGACGATCTCCACCTTCAGGGGCGGCCGCTGTTCGTCACAAGCCCGACCCCCCGCGAGGTCGCGGCGGCGCCCATCGCCGCCGACTTCGAGGCCGCCGGGATCGAGCCCGCGATCGTCACGATCGAGGAAGCGACCTTCGACGCCGTCGAACGGGTGATCGAGACCGCCGAGGCCGAGGAGGCCGCCTATCTCGTCGGCATCGGCGGCGGCAAGGCCATCGACATCGCGAAGATGGCCAGCCACCACCTGGAGATGGGCTTTCTGTCCGTTCCGACGGCCGCCAGCCACGACGGAATCCTCAGCAACCGCGGCTCCGTCCCGAACGGGGACTCCCGCCACAGCGTCGCCGCCGAGCCGCCGCTCGCGGTCGTCGCCGACACCGGTATCCTCGCCGACGCACCCTGGGAGCTGACGACCGCCGGCTGCGCCGACATTATCTCCAACTACACCGCCGTCATGGACTGGCGGCTTGCCAAGCGACTGAAAGACGTCGAGTACTCCGAGTACGCCGCCGCGCTCTCGGAGATGACCGCCGAGATCCTCGTGGACAACGCCGACCTCATCCGGCCCGGCCTCGAGGAATCGGCCTGGGTCGTCACCAAGGCGCTCATGTCCTCCGGCGTCGCGATGAGTATCGCCGGCTCCTCGCGGCCCGCCAGCGGCGCCGAACACCTCTTCTCGCATCAGCTCGATCGCCTGGCGCCCGGCGCAGCCTTGCACGGCCACCAGGTCGGCGTCGGCTCGATCATGTCCGCCTACCTCCACGGCGGCGATCGGGGGATCTGGCGGGACATCCGCGACGCTCTCGCGAGCATCGACGCGCCGACGACCGCCGCAGAGCTCGGCATCGACGACGAGACGGTGATCGAGGCGCTGACGACCTGCCACGAGATCCGCGACCGCTACACGATCCTCGGCGACGGGATGAACGAGCGGGCGGCCCGCGAGGTCGCGACGAAAACGGGCGTCATCAGCTGA
- a CDS encoding S9 family peptidase — protein sequence MGYDIERYLNIRSAYGASFGPDGDRLSFLMNTTGTPQVWTLDAPRAWPEQRTFYDERVTFASWSPERPELIFGMDEGGNERAQLFRLDSETGKIENLTAIPDAKHRWGGWSHDGDRFAFTSNRRDEAVFDVYVQNRDETGDDATLVHEGDGWLSLAGWSPDDSRLLVSQAYSNFDQDLSVLDLETGELDHLTPHEGDVRYQSASWAPDGEGIYLVTDDDQDGTAAADTLYLAYLDLATGDLETVIDGDGWNVDGIALDDETGRFVCSRNVEGYTELTVGEFDADDPTEFETFPEPDLPGGISGGVSFDPDAERFALSTTGDTVNTNVFVVDTETGEAERWTNAPTAGIPPESFDESDLVHVESLDNLEVPGFLTLPDDYEEGDANDGDGVPVIVDIHGGPESQRRPSFSSVKQYFLDRGYAYFEPNVRGSSGYGAEYAGLDDVENRMDSVADIKACVEWLRDHPAIDPDRIAAKGGSYGGFMVLAALTEYPDLWAAGVDVVGIANFVTFLENTGDWRRELREAEYGSLAEDRGFLEEISPINNVENIEAPLFVLHGENDPRVPVGEAKQIAEQAEAQGVPVRKLIFEDEGHGFSKLENRIEAYSEIADFLDEHV from the coding sequence ATGGGCTACGACATCGAGCGCTATCTCAATATCCGCAGCGCGTACGGCGCCTCGTTCGGTCCCGACGGCGACCGGCTCTCGTTCCTGATGAACACGACCGGCACCCCGCAGGTCTGGACCCTCGACGCGCCCCGCGCCTGGCCCGAGCAGCGGACCTTCTACGACGAGCGGGTGACCTTCGCCTCGTGGTCACCCGAGCGCCCGGAACTGATCTTCGGGATGGACGAGGGCGGCAACGAGCGCGCTCAACTGTTCCGGCTCGACTCCGAGACGGGGAAGATCGAGAACCTGACGGCGATACCCGACGCCAAACACCGCTGGGGTGGCTGGAGCCACGATGGCGACCGGTTCGCGTTCACCTCGAACCGGCGAGACGAGGCCGTCTTCGACGTCTACGTCCAGAACCGCGACGAGACCGGGGACGACGCGACCCTCGTCCACGAGGGCGACGGCTGGCTCTCGCTGGCGGGCTGGAGTCCCGACGACTCCCGGCTGCTCGTCTCGCAGGCCTACTCCAACTTCGATCAGGACCTCTCCGTCCTCGACCTCGAAACCGGCGAGCTCGACCACCTCACGCCCCACGAGGGCGACGTCCGCTATCAGAGCGCCAGTTGGGCTCCCGACGGCGAGGGGATCTACCTGGTCACCGACGACGATCAGGACGGGACGGCGGCCGCGGACACGCTCTACCTGGCCTACCTCGACCTGGCGACGGGCGACCTCGAGACGGTCATCGACGGGGACGGCTGGAACGTCGACGGCATCGCGCTCGACGACGAGACGGGCCGGTTCGTCTGCTCGCGCAACGTCGAGGGCTACACCGAGCTGACCGTCGGGGAGTTCGATGCCGACGACCCCACCGAATTCGAGACCTTCCCCGAGCCCGACCTGCCCGGTGGTATCTCCGGCGGCGTGAGCTTCGACCCCGACGCGGAACGGTTCGCGCTGTCGACGACCGGCGATACGGTCAACACGAACGTCTTCGTCGTCGACACGGAGACCGGCGAGGCCGAGCGCTGGACCAACGCGCCGACAGCGGGCATCCCGCCCGAATCGTTCGACGAGTCCGACCTCGTCCACGTCGAGAGCCTCGACAACCTCGAGGTTCCCGGTTTCCTCACGCTTCCCGACGACTACGAGGAGGGCGACGCAAACGACGGCGACGGCGTCCCCGTCATCGTCGACATCCACGGCGGTCCAGAGAGCCAACGCCGACCCTCCTTCTCGAGCGTCAAGCAGTACTTCCTCGACCGAGGGTACGCCTACTTCGAGCCGAACGTCCGGGGCTCGTCCGGCTACGGTGCCGAGTACGCCGGCCTCGACGACGTCGAGAACCGAATGGACTCCGTCGCCGACATCAAAGCGTGCGTCGAGTGGTTGCGGGACCACCCCGCGATCGACCCCGATCGGATCGCGGCCAAGGGCGGCTCCTACGGTGGTTTCATGGTGCTAGCCGCGCTGACCGAGTACCCCGACCTCTGGGCCGCCGGCGTCGACGTCGTCGGCATCGCCAACTTCGTCACGTTCCTCGAGAACACCGGCGACTGGCGCCGCGAACTCCGAGAGGCCGAGTACGGCTCGCTCGCCGAGGACCGCGGGTTCCTCGAGGAGATCTCGCCGATCAACAACGTCGAGAACATCGAGGCGCCGCTGTTCGTCCTCCACGGGGAGAACGACCCCCGCGTGCCGGTCGGCGAGGCCAAACAGATCGCTGAGCAGGCCGAAGCACAGGGCGTCCCCGTCCGAAAACTGATCTTCGAGGACGAGGGCCACGGCTTCTCGAAACTCGAGAACCGTATCGAAGCCTATTCCGAGATCGCGGACTTCCTCGACGAGCACGTCTGA
- a CDS encoding MATE family efflux transporter has translation MPSVPNPLRLAIRAVGLALARLGAIDRDRAVRTTELAWPRIVTGLARMSKNAVDVAMVGVAVGTAAVAGVGFAGPFWGLAFAIGGGVAGGTIALVSQRYGADARDELGLAVRSSTALVVAMSLPVTLVFWLVPHELVGLLSSNDRAVAYGARYLQVVGLGIPFAGLNLVGSRTLVGADDAYTAMQVRGGGAVANIGLNWLFVFALDWGVAGAALGTVLSNVAATSAFAIGLVYGRAPAIGAFPVRVDPTGRYVDPETIRDLGRIGLPIGARNLVWTVAEFPMLAILDHFGEPTVAAFVIARRIWGLMNTPGWGFGLAASSLVGQALGQNDEATAEAYGREIVRFSVATYAVFAGCIATVAERLVVLFADGATSPEVPIAVSLVYAACVAVVFQGVTAAASGPLDASGDTRVPFASQFLGIFGGSIPLAYLGATTTLGYWGLYLAFLAETTVPAAINYWRFRTNKWKAISESYRPDVAAGDD, from the coding sequence GTGCCATCGGTCCCCAATCCGCTGCGGCTCGCGATCCGCGCCGTCGGACTCGCGCTCGCCCGCCTCGGCGCTATCGATCGCGACCGCGCCGTCCGAACGACCGAACTCGCCTGGCCCCGCATCGTCACCGGTCTCGCCCGGATGTCGAAGAACGCGGTCGACGTCGCGATGGTGGGCGTCGCTGTCGGCACCGCCGCGGTCGCGGGCGTCGGGTTCGCCGGCCCGTTCTGGGGGCTCGCGTTCGCCATCGGCGGCGGCGTCGCCGGCGGGACGATCGCCCTCGTCTCCCAGCGCTACGGCGCCGATGCCCGCGACGAACTGGGCCTGGCGGTCCGCTCGAGCACGGCGCTGGTCGTAGCGATGAGCCTGCCGGTGACGCTGGTCTTCTGGCTCGTCCCCCACGAACTCGTCGGGCTGCTCAGCAGCAACGACCGGGCCGTCGCCTACGGGGCGCGATACCTCCAGGTGGTCGGGCTCGGTATCCCCTTCGCGGGGCTCAACCTCGTCGGCAGTCGGACCCTCGTCGGCGCCGACGACGCCTACACCGCGATGCAGGTGCGCGGGGGCGGGGCTGTGGCCAACATCGGATTGAACTGGCTGTTCGTCTTCGCGCTCGACTGGGGCGTCGCCGGCGCGGCGCTCGGGACCGTCCTCTCGAACGTCGCCGCCACGTCGGCGTTCGCGATCGGACTCGTTTACGGCCGCGCGCCCGCGATCGGCGCCTTCCCCGTTCGCGTGGACCCGACCGGACGGTACGTCGATCCCGAGACGATCCGCGATCTGGGGCGGATCGGCCTCCCCATTGGCGCCCGAAACCTCGTTTGGACGGTCGCGGAGTTTCCGATGCTCGCCATCCTCGATCACTTCGGCGAACCGACCGTCGCCGCGTTCGTCATCGCCCGCCGCATCTGGGGGCTGATGAACACGCCGGGCTGGGGCTTTGGCCTGGCCGCCTCGAGCCTGGTCGGCCAGGCGCTCGGGCAGAACGACGAGGCGACGGCGGAGGCCTACGGCCGCGAGATCGTCCGCTTTTCGGTCGCGACCTACGCCGTCTTCGCGGGGTGTATCGCGACGGTCGCTGAGCGGCTCGTCGTCCTGTTCGCCGACGGAGCGACGAGTCCGGAGGTGCCGATCGCCGTGTCCCTCGTGTACGCCGCCTGCGTGGCCGTCGTCTTTCAGGGCGTGACGGCCGCCGCGTCCGGCCCGCTCGACGCCAGCGGCGATACGAGGGTGCCCTTCGCGAGTCAGTTCCTCGGTATCTTCGGGGGGTCGATTCCGCTCGCGTACCTCGGAGCGACGACCACGCTCGGGTATTGGGGGCTGTACCTGGCCTTCCTCGCGGAGACGACCGTTCCCGCCGCCATCAATTACTGGCGGTTCCGCACGAACAAGTGGAAGGCGATCAGCGAGAGTTACCGACCCGACGTGGCGGCCGGCGACGATTGA
- a CDS encoding ABC transporter permease subunit, producing MSTLDVARKDFLDVRRAKVIWLIGGLYAAIMALFLYFGQTGVSNPNVRNALGGLTGIGAVFIPLIALVAAYLAIAGERESGGIKYLLSIPNSRRDVVLGKFLSRTAIVAAAIVVAFLVGAVLTLVWYPSLEADVFVGIASLTVLYALTYVAVAIGISATTASRSRAMGGAIGFFFVTNVLNLFGPFRFAIEYLFNDLAGLGISNMQVMFVQVLLSPTAAYVRSTPLAYSADSVSDIYPWFLQPEVMVAVMLAWLVVPIALGCWRFERADLG from the coding sequence ATGAGCACGCTCGACGTCGCGCGGAAGGACTTCCTCGACGTCCGCCGAGCCAAGGTCATCTGGCTCATCGGTGGGCTCTACGCCGCCATCATGGCGTTGTTCCTCTACTTCGGACAAACCGGCGTTTCGAACCCGAACGTGCGGAACGCGCTCGGGGGCCTGACCGGTATCGGCGCGGTGTTTATCCCCCTTATCGCCCTCGTCGCGGCGTACCTCGCGATCGCGGGCGAACGCGAGTCCGGCGGCATCAAGTACCTCCTGTCGATCCCGAACAGCCGTCGAGACGTCGTTCTCGGCAAGTTCCTCTCCCGGACGGCGATCGTCGCCGCGGCGATCGTCGTCGCGTTTCTGGTGGGTGCCGTCCTCACTCTGGTCTGGTATCCGTCGCTCGAGGCCGACGTCTTCGTCGGCATCGCGTCCCTGACCGTGCTCTATGCGCTGACGTACGTCGCCGTCGCGATCGGTATCTCCGCGACGACGGCCTCTCGATCGCGTGCGATGGGCGGGGCGATCGGCTTCTTCTTCGTGACGAACGTGTTGAACCTGTTCGGGCCGTTCCGCTTCGCCATCGAGTACCTTTTCAACGACCTCGCTGGACTCGGTATCTCCAATATGCAGGTCATGTTCGTCCAGGTGCTCCTCAGTCCGACGGCCGCGTACGTTCGTTCGACGCCGCTCGCGTACTCCGCGGATTCCGTGTCGGATATTTATCCGTGGTTTCTCCAGCCCGAAGTGATGGTCGCCGTCATGCTCGCCTGGCTCGTCGTGCCGATCGCGCTGGGGTGTTGGCGGTTCGAGCGCGCCGATCTGGGGTGA
- a CDS encoding ABC transporter ATP-binding protein: MAAIKTSSLTKRYGGSVLAVDDLDLVVEEGEIFGFLGPNGAGKSTTINVLLDFVRPSDGTATVLGYDAQDETERIRERIGVLPEGATLYDRLTAREHLQWVIDTKDANDDPDALLDRVGLTDDDGDRPAGDYSKGMAQRLGFGMALVGDPDLLILDEPSSGLDPTGMQEMREIISAEADRGTAVFFSSHILGEVESVCDRIGIMNEGRLAATGTPDELKGELDLGAQITLDVGRVPDTLGLDGLAGVRSVSVEGTTITATCTDPSVKVDVVRRVAEATTVEDIVSEDASIEQLFNTYTSDDRIDEEPTAPEVTA; encoded by the coding sequence ATGGCCGCCATCAAAACGTCCTCGCTCACCAAGCGCTACGGCGGGTCGGTCCTCGCCGTCGACGACCTCGACCTGGTCGTCGAGGAAGGAGAGATCTTCGGCTTTCTGGGGCCCAACGGCGCCGGCAAGTCGACGACGATCAACGTATTACTGGACTTCGTCCGGCCCTCCGACGGCACCGCGACGGTGCTCGGCTACGACGCCCAAGACGAGACCGAGCGGATCCGCGAACGGATCGGCGTCCTCCCCGAAGGCGCGACCCTTTACGATCGGCTCACCGCGCGCGAACACCTCCAGTGGGTCATCGACACGAAGGACGCCAACGACGATCCCGACGCCCTCCTCGATCGAGTCGGGCTCACCGACGACGACGGTGACCGTCCCGCTGGTGACTACTCGAAAGGGATGGCCCAACGACTCGGGTTCGGCATGGCGCTGGTCGGCGATCCCGACCTCCTGATCCTCGACGAACCGTCCTCCGGTCTGGACCCGACAGGGATGCAGGAGATGCGCGAGATCATCTCCGCGGAGGCAGACAGGGGAACCGCCGTGTTCTTCTCGAGCCACATCCTCGGCGAAGTCGAGTCGGTCTGCGATCGCATCGGCATCATGAACGAGGGCCGCCTGGCCGCGACCGGGACGCCCGACGAGCTCAAGGGCGAACTCGATCTCGGTGCGCAGATCACGCTCGATGTTGGGCGCGTCCCCGACACTCTCGGACTCGACGGCCTGGCGGGCGTCCGCTCCGTCAGCGTCGAGGGGACGACGATCACGGCGACGTGCACCGATCCGTCGGTCAAGGTCGACGTCGTTCGACGCGTCGCTGAGGCGACGACCGTCGAGGACATCGTCTCCGAAGACGCCTCGATCGAACAGTTGTTCAACACGTACACGAGCGACGACCGAATCGACGAGGAGCCGACGGCCCCGGAGGTGACGGCATGA
- the yqeC gene encoding selenium cofactor biosynthesis protein YqeC, protein MNLVEALDAAGNVTCVVGAGGKKSTLYALADRLERAVVTATVRIPPFEEHVAAVHVTEQPREALRSVREWPIGLVRAQERPDRYRGYETTTVDDLATATERDGVSIVVKADGARTRWFKAPAADEPQLPAAADVVVPIASAKIVGERLDDEHVHRPERVAAITGLDRGDRISATDVATMLTSEQGGFKDAPDGATVIPLLNMADTPDLVETAREIADEIRERRAVPRVVITQLTSDSPVVDVV, encoded by the coding sequence ATGAACCTCGTTGAGGCGCTGGACGCGGCGGGGAACGTGACGTGCGTCGTCGGCGCGGGCGGTAAGAAATCGACCCTCTATGCGCTCGCGGACCGTCTCGAGCGGGCGGTCGTGACGGCGACCGTTCGCATTCCGCCGTTCGAGGAGCACGTGGCCGCGGTGCACGTGACCGAGCAACCGCGGGAGGCGCTCCGCTCGGTTCGGGAGTGGCCGATCGGCCTGGTTCGAGCGCAGGAGCGGCCGGACCGATACCGGGGGTACGAGACGACCACCGTCGACGACCTCGCGACCGCGACCGAACGCGACGGCGTCTCGATCGTCGTGAAGGCCGACGGCGCGCGGACCAGGTGGTTCAAGGCGCCGGCCGCGGACGAACCCCAGTTGCCGGCCGCGGCCGACGTCGTCGTTCCCATCGCGAGCGCGAAGATCGTTGGGGAGCGACTGGACGACGAGCACGTCCACCGACCCGAGCGCGTCGCGGCCATCACGGGACTCGATCGGGGAGATCGAATCTCGGCGACGGACGTCGCGACTATGCTGACGAGCGAGCAAGGCGGGTTCAAGGATGCTCCCGACGGCGCGACTGTTATTCCGCTCCTCAACATGGCCGATACCCCCGACCTCGTGGAGACGGCGCGCGAGATCGCGGACGAGATCCGCGAGCGACGGGCAGTCCCGCGCGTGGTGATCACGCAGTTGACCAGCGACAGTCCGGTCGTCGACGTCGTCTGA